The DNA segment ATGATATCGAAATGATCAGGTCAAATTGTGTTTAAGATTAGGACAGATCTTGGTATTAATAATTTCCTTCTAACTTTCCAAGTAAAAACTTATTCCTAATATTCAGCTTAATTTGTGAATTGGAGCTTTTGTGATTGGGACTGATCATTGTTTACATTCTCGTTTGTCACTTCCTGTGGTAATAGGCATTATTTGACAGGGAATTACAGCTCAGCaagtatgtacatatatatttatataaataacaaaaaataatttcatgCATAACAAGTGGGTAAATTAAATCTTGTAAAAAGAAGTTAAATTATAGTAACagtgaagattttttttctgttacaagagattttcaaagaataaaaagaaaaagtatcacagttttcacagaaaaaaaagcagcacaGATATTTCCAGCATAAGAAAAATGTTTCataaacaccaaatcagcatattagaatgatttctgaaggatcatgtgacactgaaaagtgACGGAATGGCTGCTAAAATTCAGCTCCTCATTACAGGAATAAGTTAAATTTGAGAATTAATAcagtgttactgtttttactgtattttttatcaaataaatgtagccttcttttaaagtctttctttttttgtcactatAAGGTTTCTCACTCCggtgttttctctctcttgtcCTGACTTCCCGCCCATTTTCATGACAGATCCAGTTTGCAGACCAGAAGCTGGAGTTCAACAAACGTCCCACCAAGATCGGCCGCAGGTCTTTGTCTCGCTCCATCTCACAGTCTTCTACAGACAGTTACAGCTCAGGTATGGCATTGTACAAGCACCAGTACACAACACAGTCACATGCACACGTCCTTTTAAACCTCAGTAAGGTGGGCTACATTATGTGTTTCTATACATCAGGGGTCTAATGTAGGGTGTCAGGTGAGTCATGTGAACAAAAGCCTTCCTGTGTGGGTTCTCTGGCAGGCCTCTTTAAGAGGATTACATTGATAAAAGGAGAGTAGATTGTAGGTAAGAAAAGTAAAATCTACATTCCTGCAGGCTTTTCTTAGAACTGTGTTCATTGAGAAACAGGTACACACgtctacatttttctttttttttctgttctttacTATTCCCTTTTTCAGCTGCCTCATACACTGACAGCTCCGATGATGAAACCTCTCCCCGTGACAAACAGCAGAAGAACTCGAAGGGCAATGCAGACTTCTGCATCAAGAACATCAAGCAGGCCGACTTCGGACGCAGGGAGATTGAGATTGCCGAGCAAGGTGGGAAGAGTTCCTTTGTGCCGACAGGCTATAAACATTTATGAGCATGACGGCTTATTGTGCAATGCCGTTCTCTCTTTGAGTTGTCCTCGGGCCTGTCAACATATTAATCAAATGGTATATGTTTATGTGTGAagtaaaagtgtgtttgtgtgagatcaAGTGAAGCGTGTTTTGGTGTTCTTCCTGTGCATCTGAGGGGCCGTATGTTCAGTGTGTTTCATCAAATACTCCAGTGTGCACTTACACACAGCCTTTGTCTGTTTATCAACTTTAAAACTGTTTCACATTTAAACCTATGTTATGCAACTTTTTTTGttagcaaaatgtaaataatgagtCTTAAATCCATCTTCCAAACAATGGTTTTGCCTTAAAATCACTATGGGATacctataataaattatattcatgaAGAGGGGTCCCAGGATTTCCCAGGAAACTGCATACTTTGATCATTTGTCCATGTGTGCTTACATCACATCCGCAAATAAATGATTAGTCAGGATGCTAACATATGCAGTGGAATTAACTTGGAGCCAcaggaaaaaactaaaacaaacaaaagctaaactttttatatcacaattctatatttctgagaaaaagtctgaattgtaagaTATTAAAGAAATTGCCTTTATTTTTCATTCCATGGTGTAATCAAATAAAGTTGCTTACCTGCTGGTAGAACACATTTTTCAGATATCATCTTTTGTTATCGTGAGATTTTCAGTAGTGACACTCAGTCTGATAAGGCCATCATTTGTACCCATGAGCACAGCGATGCGCCTCAAGCCATCATGTTCATCGGTgaagcacaacacacacaatTATCAAAAATGTTCCTCTCTTTTCGGGGATGTGCAAGTGAAAAcattgtagccatgtgttcatgtttttttgtgtatatCTGCACTGTAGAGATGCCTGCTCTCATGGCTTTGAGGAAGAGAGCCCAGGGAGAGAAGCCATTGGCTGGAGCCAAAATTGTGGGTTGCACCCACATCACTGCTCAGACTGCTGTGagttactgtacacacacacacgaaaatacacgaaaatacataatattaaccTCATTTGTtcttaaattaaactaattacattaaattacactGTAATTTCAACACCCTAATCCTAACTCACTCAACACGTTTGGTCCATTATTCAGCCCATTTACTGCCATACTATATTTGTGAGgatgtttttaaaagtaatgctcTTTTTTGAGAGCAGACGGACATCTGTGTTTCAGTTATGCATCGtcgtgtgattgtgtgtgtgtgtgtgtgtgtgtgtgtttgcaggtgttGATGGAGACCCTCTCTGCTCTGGGCGCTCAGTGCAGGTGGGCCGCCTGTAATATCTACTCCACTCAAAACGAGGTAGCAGCCGCTCTGGCTGAAGGaggtaaatatttttcttttcttattcatATTTCCTTTGTATTCTCTCATATTTTTCTGTCCTGATGAACTCCTGTGTGTCGTCTCTGGCAGGTTTCTCAGTGTTTGCCTGGAAGGGCGAATCGGAGGATGATTTCTGGTGGTGTATCGATCGCTGTGTTAACGTGGAAGGCTGGCAGCCCAACATGGTAGCCGGACTGTTTACATCtagaaaagtgaaatattatgaccgTTCGGATTTCTCAACAGCTTATGTCTTGTAGATTTTAGATGATGGAGGAGATTTGACTCACTGGATCTATAAGAAATATCCCAACATGTTCAAAAAGATCAAAGGCATCGTAGAGGAGAGCGTGACTGGAGTTCACAGGTGATTACGGTCGTTTGTGATAGATTTGAGTTTGTTAAATGCATTAAAGTAGTGTTCGATTT comes from the Carassius auratus strain Wakin chromosome 4, ASM336829v1, whole genome shotgun sequence genome and includes:
- the LOC113059961 gene encoding adenosylhomocysteinase 3-like; this encodes MSVQAVAAKMAEVELKDVAGKDASPAISPLTPKAEEKKSENNSSSSTAAALEPSPVTTSPNPVKMPQASAMKRSDPQQNGGEAFINCDGTVAEAPRMKKIQFADQKLEFNKRPTKIGRRSLSRSISQSSTDSYSSAASYTDSSDDETSPRDKQQKNSKGNADFCIKNIKQADFGRREIEIAEQEMPALMALRKRAQGEKPLAGAKIVGCTHITAQTAVLMETLSALGAQCRWAACNIYSTQNEVAAALAEGGFSVFAWKGESEDDFWWCIDRCVNVEGWQPNMILDDGGDLTHWIYKKYPNMFKKIKGIVEESVTGVHRLYQLSKAGKLCVPAMNVNDSVTKQKFDNLYCCRESILDGLKRTTDVIVWRKQAGGVWIWRGEIVRS